CGGAGACGGCGGTCATCGGGCGAGCCCAGCAGTGTGTGCGAGCGGCGGGACGGCGCACGCGATGCAGGTGCCCGGAGCCTGCGAGCCGAGCAGTGCCGCGAGCGTGCCGGCGTCTTCCCAGCGCGCGATGCGGGCCGAGCGCGCGCCGGTCGCGACCGCGTGAGCGGCGGCGAGCAGCTTGGGGCGCATGCCTCCCGAGACCTGGGGATGATCGGCGAGTGCCCGGGCCTGGTTCGCATCGAGGCTGCTTCGCAGCTCGCCCTCGATCGTGAGCCCGGCGATGTCCGAAAGCAGCACCAGATCAGCGCCGAGCGCCGCGGCGATCGCGGCCGCGGCGTCATCGGCGTTCACATTGAGCAGCTCACCATGCTGGGCGCCGAGGGTTGCGATCACCGGCAGCCGGTGGCCGCCGAGCAGTTCGGAGAGCCACGCGGTATGGACTCCGATCGGCGTTCCGACCGCCCCCAGTGTCGCCGAGTCGGCATGTCGCGCGACCGGCACCAGCCCGCCGTCGAGCAGCGAGAGCCCGACCGCGTCGGAACCGGCGTCTCTCAATGCAGCGACCAGGCGTTTGTTCGAGAGTCCGGCCAGCACCGCGGTGACGACCTCGAGCGTTTCGGCATCGGTCACGCGCAGGCCGCCCTCGAAACGCGGTACGAGGCCGAGGCGCTCGGACCATGCGCTGACCTGGGCACCGCCGCCGTGCACCAGCACCAGCGGATGGGTGCGCGCGAACGCCGCGACCTCGAGCACGAACGAGGCGAATGCCGCGGGCGCATCGAGCGAGCGACCGCCGAGCTTGAGCACCAGCGGCGCCGCGCTGTGTGCGGTGTTGCGCGCGAATCCCGGCGCCTCGAAGTGGTTCCGCGTCACCACGGCGTGCCGTGAACCGGTAAGGCCCAGTCTTCGGGCCACCCGAGCATCAGGTTGAGATTCTGCAGTGCCTGCCCGGCCGCGCCTTTGACCAGATTGTCGATCGCTGCGGTCACCAGCAGCGTGCGCCCGTCGTGCAGCGTGCTGACGGCGAGATCGCAGCGGTTGGAGCCGCGCACCAGCCGGGTCTCCGGCCACTGACCCGGGTCGAGCACCCGCACGAACGTCTCGTTCGCGAAGCGCCGGACGTAGAGTGCGTGAACGTCGTCCGGGGTGACGAGCGTCGCGAGCGGCGCGGTGGCCGAGAGCAGGATGCCACGCGCCATCGGGGCGAGCTGCGGTACGAAGCCGATCGGAATGCGTGGCAGCCGCGTGGCCGCGGTCGGGCGGCCCGGCGGTGCGCCACGCGCGCCGGCAGTCCGGCTGGCGGCAAGACCACTTTCATGCGCAGTGGTCGCGATGGTGTGCAGGTTGCGCTCCATTTCGGCCACATGCGGATGCGCGGTTCCCGCCCGGTAGATCGCGGCACCGCCCTCGAGCTCGACGAACGAAGTGCGAAGGTTCGGCGAACGGCCCGCGCCGCTCACGCCCGAGAGCGCCGTGATGCTGATCGGTCCCGCGAACAGCCGGCGCTCGGCGATCGGCAGCAGCGCGAGCGTCGCCGCGGTCGGATAGCAACCGGGGTTGGCGACCCGTGTGGCGGGTGCGATCGCGTCGCGCGCCATCTCCGGGAGTCCGTAACGGTAGCCGTGGGTTCCGTCGCGGTGATCGGAGGACAGGTCGAGCACCCGCAGAGGCAGCGATGCGAGGTCGGGTTCGGCATCGGCGAGCTGGCGCCAGGCGCCGTGCGGCAACGCAACGACCAGTGTGTCGAAGGCGCCCTCGCGAGCCAGTTCCGCGAGCGAGTCGGGTGCGCAGACCTGAGGCCAGTGGCCATTGCGCGGGTCGAGCCCCGGCAGCATTTCCGCCGCCGGGCGGCCGGCGTGCTCGCGCGAAGCGAGGGCGACCAGCGTGATGCCCTCGTGCGTCGCCGCGAGGCGCGCGAACTCCTGGCCGGCATAGCCGCTCGCTCCGAGCACCGCAACCCGCGCATGCGCGGGGGGGCGTGGCCTGAGCGGGGCGGCGACGGTTTCGTGGCTGATCGGAACGGTGGCGCTCACTTGCCGCTCCCGGAGTCCGAGGCGACCTTTTCGAGCTGCTTCTTGAGGCGGCGCGCGCCTGCGGAGTCCGCGGCGATCACGAGCACCGTGTCATCGCCTGCGACGGTGCCGATGACGTCGTCCCAGCCGTGCAGGTCGATCGCACGCCCGACCGCGTTCGCGTGCCCGGGTGGGGTGCGTACGACCAACAGGTTCTGCGCGACCCGCGAATCGTTGATGAAGTTGCGAAGATCGAGGCGCTGGCGATCGCGATCGAGTTGTTCGATCGCGGGACCCGGCAGCTCGTAGATCGGGCGACCCTCGGCATCCGGGCGGCGGATCGCGCGCAGGCTCTTCAAGTCTCGGGACAGCGTCGCCTGCGTCACCTCGATGCCGGCGCGCGTCAGCGCACGACCCAGCTCGTCCTGACTCGAGAAACGACGGTCGGACAGCAGCTGGGTGAGCAGCGTGATGCGGCGATTTCGGGACACGGCGCCTCCGGGACCGGGTGAATACTCATGCAGGACCGTGAATAGAAATACATTCAGAGGCGCACGTCAAGCCTCCTGTGCGTCCCGGGATTCGATTCAGCGCCCGAAGCCGAACGGCCCGGGCAGCACCCGAGCCGGGCGGACGGCGACCGAGCCTGAGTCCGCCGCGGGGCCGGTGAGCGTCACGCGCAGCGAGTCCGGGTGCGGGATTCGTGCGGGGTCGAGCCAGCCGAGCGTGCTCATCTTGCGGGCGATGAACGCCATCTGGCTGCGCGGGCCCTTGCGAAGCCGCCCCTCGGCATCGAACCGGTTGCGCCACTTGCTCGGCGAGGGAATCACCACTGCCAGGAACAGGGCCTCGTCGAGCGACAGGTCGCGCGAGGACTTGCCGAAGTAGTAGTGGGAAGCCTCTTCGGCGCCG
This genomic stretch from Candidatus Eisenbacteria bacterium harbors:
- the argB gene encoding acetylglutamate kinase, with amino-acid sequence MTRNHFEAPGFARNTAHSAAPLVLKLGGRSLDAPAAFASFVLEVAAFARTHPLVLVHGGGAQVSAWSERLGLVPRFEGGLRVTDAETLEVVTAVLAGLSNKRLVAALRDAGSDAVGLSLLDGGLVPVARHADSATLGAVGTPIGVHTAWLSELLGGHRLPVIATLGAQHGELLNVNADDAAAAIAAALGADLVLLSDIAGLTIEGELRSSLDANQARALADHPQVSGGMRPKLLAAAHAVATGARSARIARWEDAGTLAALLGSQAPGTCIACAVPPLAHTAGLAR
- a CDS encoding arginine repressor encodes the protein MSRNRRITLLTQLLSDRRFSSQDELGRALTRAGIEVTQATLSRDLKSLRAIRRPDAEGRPIYELPGPAIEQLDRDRQRLDLRNFINDSRVAQNLLVVRTPPGHANAVGRAIDLHGWDDVIGTVAGDDTVLVIAADSAGARRLKKQLEKVASDSGSGK
- a CDS encoding N-acetyl-gamma-glutamyl-phosphate reductase, whose translation is MSATVPISHETVAAPLRPRPPAHARVAVLGASGYAGQEFARLAATHEGITLVALASREHAGRPAAEMLPGLDPRNGHWPQVCAPDSLAELAREGAFDTLVVALPHGAWRQLADAEPDLASLPLRVLDLSSDHRDGTHGYRYGLPEMARDAIAPATRVANPGCYPTAATLALLPIAERRLFAGPISITALSGVSGAGRSPNLRTSFVELEGGAAIYRAGTAHPHVAEMERNLHTIATTAHESGLAASRTAGARGAPPGRPTAATRLPRIPIGFVPQLAPMARGILLSATAPLATLVTPDDVHALYVRRFANETFVRVLDPGQWPETRLVRGSNRCDLAVSTLHDGRTLLVTAAIDNLVKGAAGQALQNLNLMLGWPEDWALPVHGTPW